A window of the Methylobacterium sp. FF17 genome harbors these coding sequences:
- a CDS encoding SH3 domain-containing protein — MHARPGDGSRIVNRLARGDFVNVGASRGTWCYVDVYGGSGWVAGRFIGRGANPYHGHGPAGPGIPPQEPGTYGRGPAGRS; from the coding sequence GTGCATGCCCGCCCCGGTGACGGCAGCCGGATCGTCAATCGCCTCGCGCGCGGCGACTTCGTCAATGTCGGCGCGTCTCGGGGCACCTGGTGCTACGTCGATGTCTACGGCGGCTCCGGCTGGGTGGCGGGCCGCTTCATCGGACGCGGCGCCAACCCGTACCATGGTCACGGTCCCGCCGGTCCCGGCATTCCCCCGCAGGAACCCGGAACCTATGGCCGTGGTCCGGCCGGACGGTCCTGA
- a CDS encoding electron transfer flavoprotein subunit alpha/FixB family protein, producing the protein MTTLLFVEHGDGQIKDGTLKALTAAKAIGAPVHALVLGSGTKAVADAVAKLDGVEKVLNSEEAVYDHDLAEPVAALIAAVAEPYETVIASATTTGKNVLPRVAALLDVAQVSDIIRVVAPDTFERPIYAGNAIQTVQAPGPKRVITVRTAAFKAAEEGGSAALVEVVSAAAPEAGGSTFKGEEIAKSDRPELASARIIVSGGRSLGSADKFHELIEPLADALGAAVGASRAAVDAGYAPNDWQVGQTGKVVAPDLYVAVGISGAIQHLAGMKDSKTIVAINKDEDAPIFQVADYGVVGDLFSIVPELLDEIRRNIGQ; encoded by the coding sequence ATGACCACGCTTCTCTTCGTCGAGCACGGCGACGGCCAGATCAAGGACGGCACGCTGAAGGCGCTCACCGCCGCCAAGGCGATCGGCGCGCCGGTCCACGCCCTGGTCCTGGGCTCCGGCACTAAGGCGGTCGCTGACGCGGTGGCCAAGCTCGACGGGGTCGAGAAGGTGCTCAACAGCGAGGAGGCGGTCTACGACCACGACCTCGCCGAGCCGGTCGCGGCCCTGATCGCGGCGGTCGCCGAGCCCTACGAGACGGTCATCGCCTCGGCCACCACCACCGGCAAGAACGTGCTGCCGCGGGTGGCCGCGCTGCTCGACGTGGCGCAGGTGTCCGATATCATCAGGGTGGTGGCGCCCGACACGTTCGAGCGGCCGATCTACGCCGGCAACGCCATCCAGACGGTGCAGGCGCCCGGCCCGAAGCGGGTGATCACCGTCCGCACGGCGGCCTTCAAGGCGGCGGAGGAGGGCGGATCGGCGGCCCTGGTCGAGGTGGTGTCGGCGGCGGCGCCGGAGGCCGGCGGCTCCACCTTCAAGGGCGAGGAGATCGCCAAGTCCGACCGGCCGGAGCTGGCCTCGGCGCGGATCATCGTGTCCGGGGGGCGCTCGCTCGGCTCGGCCGACAAGTTCCACGAGTTGATCGAGCCGCTGGCCGACGCGCTGGGTGCCGCGGTCGGCGCTTCGCGCGCGGCGGTGGACGCCGGCTACGCGCCGAACGACTGGCAGGTGGGTCAGACCGGCAAGGTGGTGGCGCCGGACCTCTACGTCGCGGTGGGAATCTCCGGCGCCATCCAGCATCTCGCCGGGATGAAGGATTCGAAGACCATCGTTGCGATCAACAAGGACGAGGACGCGCCGATCTTCCAGGTGGCCGATTACGGCGTTGTTGGTGATCTTTTCTCTATAGTTCCAGAACTGTTAGATGAGATCCGCCGCAATATTGGCCAGTAG
- a CDS encoding electron transfer flavoprotein subunit beta/FixA family protein: MKVLVPVKRVVDYNVKIRVKADGLGVELANVKMSMNPFDEIAVEEAIRLKEKGKATEIVAVSIGPQQAQETLRTALAMGADRAILVKTDVNCEPLAVAKILKAVVEKEMPELVILGKQAIDDDCNQTGQMLGALLGWPQGTFAYKIEAGEGGIDVTREVDGGLQTVALKLPAIVTTDLRLNEPRYASLPNIMKAKKKPLDELNPEGLGVDVTPKLKVLKTAEPPGRQAGVKVGSAAELVQKLKVEAGVI, from the coding sequence ATGAAGGTTCTAGTGCCCGTCAAGCGGGTGGTCGACTACAACGTGAAGATCCGCGTGAAGGCCGACGGATTGGGCGTGGAACTCGCCAACGTCAAGATGTCGATGAACCCCTTCGACGAGATCGCCGTCGAGGAGGCGATCCGCCTGAAGGAGAAGGGCAAGGCCACCGAGATCGTCGCGGTATCGATCGGGCCGCAGCAGGCGCAGGAGACCCTGCGCACCGCGCTCGCCATGGGCGCCGACCGCGCGATCCTCGTGAAGACCGACGTGAATTGCGAGCCGCTTGCCGTCGCCAAGATCCTCAAGGCGGTCGTCGAGAAGGAGATGCCCGAGCTCGTCATCCTCGGCAAGCAGGCGATCGACGACGACTGCAACCAGACCGGCCAGATGCTCGGTGCCCTGCTCGGCTGGCCGCAGGGCACCTTCGCCTACAAGATCGAGGCGGGCGAGGGCGGGATCGACGTGACCCGCGAGGTCGATGGCGGCCTCCAGACGGTCGCCCTCAAGCTCCCGGCGATCGTCACCACCGACCTGCGCCTCAACGAGCCGCGCTACGCCTCGCTGCCCAACATCATGAAGGCCAAGAAGAAGCCGCTCGACGAGCTGAACCCCGAGGGTCTCGGCGTCGACGTGACCCCGAAGCTCAAGGTGCTCAAGACCGCCGAGCCGCCGGGCCGTCAGGCGGGCGTCAAGGTCGGCTCGGCTGCCGAGCTCGTTCAGAAACTCAAGGTCGAGGCCGGCGTCATCTGA